A single genomic interval of Xyrauchen texanus isolate HMW12.3.18 chromosome 8, RBS_HiC_50CHRs, whole genome shotgun sequence harbors:
- the LOC127647930 gene encoding uncharacterized protein LOC127647930, which yields MLVCNPDWAPSLYLGHTEVKARNTDRFKWFRRRSTSSQQQQPPWLGTDNTGPEAELEAHMNQPLSPGTDHTGPEAELEAHMNQPPSPGTDHTGPEAELEAHMNQPPSPGTDHTGPEAELEAHMNQPPSPGTDHTGPEAELDNAAPLYPDNTTPATSKKQNTENCGFLQKLSPGDLVLADCGFDIKESVALVGATLKIPAFTRGHHQLNAKNVEQTRKLAHVRIHMERVIGCMRFKFNILNDTIRLGFVVPCEGEDKSAG from the exons atgttggTGTGTAATCCTGACTGGGCCCCTTCTCTGTACCTCGGCCATACTGAGGTCAAAGCTAGGAACACAGACCGGTTCAAGTGGTTTAGGAGAAGATCAACGAGTTCACAACAACAGCAACCCCCGTGGCTAGGCACTGACAACACTGGTCCTGAGGCTGAGTTGGAAGCTCACATGAATCAACCTCTATCGCCAGGCACTGACCACACTGGTCCTGAGGCTGAGTTGGAAGCTCACATGAATCAACCTCCATCGCCAGGCACTGACCACACTGGTCCTGAGGCTGAGTTGGAAGCTCACATGAATCAACCTCCATCGCCAGGCACTGACCACACTGGTCCTGAGGCTGAGTTGGAAGCTCACATGAATCAACCTCCATCGCCAGGCACTGACCACACTGGTCCTGAGGCTGAGTTGGATAATGCAGCACCTTTATATCCAG ACAACACTACACCTGCAACCAGTAAAAAGCAGAACACCGAGAACTGTGGCTTTCTTCAGAAGCTCTCGCCTGGAGACCTAGTGTTAGCAGACTGTGGATTTGATATTAAAGAAAGTGTTGCCCTTGTGGGTGCTACACTGAAAATACCTGCCTTCACCAGGGGCCATCACCAACTTAATGCAAAAAATGTGGAACAGACCAGGAAGTTAGCTCATGTCAGGATCCACATGGAGCGAGTGATAGGGTGTATGCGCTTTAAGTTTAACATATTAAATGACACAATACGCCTGGGATTTGTGGTGCCTTGTGAGGGGGAGGATAAGTCTGCTGGATAA
- the LOC127647932 gene encoding uncharacterized protein LOC127647932 isoform X2 produces MPVFVTGLTMAEVVGSEVAAVGGIVLVGTEVAAVGGIVLVGTGVAAVGGIVLVGTEVAAVGGTELEAVGGIVLVGTEVAAVGGTVLVGTEVAAVGGIVLVGTKVAAVAVVEGAAVGGTEMAEKGGITVGGTMIDGTEVAAMAVVAGTAMAVACATAVATAVGVMLQASVALALLTLLHLQEPKCVMKSGFLKIVD; encoded by the exons ATGCCAGTTTTTGTGACTGGCCTGACAATGGCAGAGGTGGTTGGTTCGgaggtggcagcagtgggtggcatagtgctggttggcacagaggtggcagcagtgggtgGCATAGTGCTGGTTGGCACTGGG gtggcagcagtgggtggcatagtgctggttggcactgaggtggcagcagtgggtgGCACAGAGTTGGAAGCAGTGGGTGGCATAGTGCTGGTTGGCACAGAGGTGGCAGCAGTTGGTGGCACAGTGCTGGTTGGcacagaggtggcagcagtgggtgGAATAGTGCTGGTTGGCACAAAGGTGGCAGCAGTGGCTGTGGTAGAAGGCGCAGCAGTGGGCGGCACAGAGATGGCAGAAAAGGGCGGCATAACAGTAGGTGGCACAATGATAGATGGCACAGAGGTGGCAGCGATGGCTGTGGTAGCTGGAACAGCAATGGCAGTAGCTTGTGCAACAGCAGTTGCCACAGCAGTGGGTGTGATGTTACAGGCATCAGTGGCACTTGCTCTCTTAACGCTCTTACATTTGCAGGAACCTAAATGTGTAATGAAATCTGGCTTTCTTAAAATTGTTGACTGA
- the LOC127647932 gene encoding uncharacterized protein LOC127647932 isoform X1 yields the protein MPVFVTGLTMAEVVGSEVAAVGGIVLVGTEVAAVGGIVLVGTGVAAVGGIVLVGTEVAAVGGIVLVGTEVAAVGGTELEAVGGIVLVGTEVAAVGGTVLVGTEVAAVGGIVLVGTKVAAVAVVEGAAVGGTEMAEKGGITVGGTMIDGTEVAAMAVVAGTAMAVACATAVATAVGVMLQASVALALLTLLHLQEPKCVMKSGFLKIVD from the exons ATGCCAGTTTTTGTGACTGGCCTGACAATGGCAGAGGTGGTTGGTTCGgaggtggcagcagtgggtggcatagtgctggttggcacagaggtggcagcagtgggtgGCATAGTGCTGGTTGGCACTGGG gtggcagcagtgggtggcatagtgctggttggcactgaggtggcagcagtgggtggcatagtgctggttggcactgaggtggcagcagtgggtgGCACAGAGTTGGAAGCAGTGGGTGGCATAGTGCTGGTTGGCACAGAGGTGGCAGCAGTTGGTGGCACAGTGCTGGTTGGcacagaggtggcagcagtgggtgGAATAGTGCTGGTTGGCACAAAGGTGGCAGCAGTGGCTGTGGTAGAAGGCGCAGCAGTGGGCGGCACAGAGATGGCAGAAAAGGGCGGCATAACAGTAGGTGGCACAATGATAGATGGCACAGAGGTGGCAGCGATGGCTGTGGTAGCTGGAACAGCAATGGCAGTAGCTTGTGCAACAGCAGTTGCCACAGCAGTGGGTGTGATGTTACAGGCATCAGTGGCACTTGCTCTCTTAACGCTCTTACATTTGCAGGAACCTAAATGTGTAATGAAATCTGGCTTTCTTAAAATTGTTGACTGA